The following proteins come from a genomic window of Venturia canescens isolate UGA chromosome 4, ASM1945775v1, whole genome shotgun sequence:
- the LOC122408894 gene encoding uncharacterized protein, with protein sequence MRKRYIILAGIYVDERKPILNSFLAPIVEELRFFHETGIVWKPDGVENITSKFVTTTCVVDSVARYEILNMRSFLGIFGCTFCYAKGQRLPTSNNRIYRVRNYRYRTDIEMRRHMRSAMITREPKFGIEGASILQSLPMFHLRKSMVVDAMHNADLGVAKQMFHLIFFSAATLVWYHGSPAILSLIDERMKKIRTPSRIARKPRSMNTYKTWKASEWRNWILYYAVSCLTGIIGNEYLSLFCKLSEALHILNGDSINREEMDRAKILIEQFVAEYQTIFGCENMTYNVHILRHLCDTVENWGPIWCNSAFIYESYNRKIAEAVNSPTGRPLQIMNKYLLNDFMRCVIHDPTMAEEMRSQIISILNYGRKAPFRIKFNLHEHENFEGLGTFVSRELTDCERRILNSIRLTCRGRINVFKKCVIKGNMYTCGSVEQDDTRESNKNIYTKENHFAEILSFVKFVNHEEQAINGMFVTFYETVGNLGETRHIKVLNHSNQRGFVIEDDLKAPAIIMNLTNEATYGVRMTNVWETD encoded by the coding sequence ATGCGAAAGAGATACATTATATTAGCTGGTATTTATGTCGACGAAAGGAAACCAATATTAAATTCATTCTTAGCCCCGATCGTCGAAgaattacgattttttcatgaGACTGGTATCGTTTGGAAGCCGGACGGTGTAGAAAACATCACATCCAAATTCGTAACGACTACTTGTGTAGTAGATTCGGTGGCAAGATACGAAATTTTAAATATGAGAAGTTTTCTTGGCATTTTCGGATGTACATTTTGTTACGCAAAAGGGCAAAGACTACCAACGAGTAATAATAGAATATATCGCGTTCGGAATTATAGATACCGCACTGACATCGAAATGCGAAGGCATATGCGATCGGCGATGATAACTCGTGAACCAAAGTTTGGTATTGAGGGAGCGTCAATTTTGCAATCTCTTCCGATGTTTCACCTTCGAAAATCCATGGTAGTGGACGCGATGCACAACGCTGATCTCGGTGTTGCGAAACAAatgtttcatttgattttttttagtgcAGCAACGCTTGTTTGGTATCATGGAAGCCCAGCGATCTTAAGTTTAATCgacgaacgaatgaaaaaaatacgaacgcCGAGCCGAATTGCCAGAAAACCGAGAAGCATGAATACCTATAAAACGTGGAAAGCTTCCGAATGGCGTAATTGGATACTATATTACGCCGTATCCTGTTTGACAGGAATAATCGGAAACGAATATTTGTCGCTCTTTTGCAAACTCTCCGAAGCTCTCCACATTTTAAATGGCGATTCAATAAATCGAGAAGAAATGGACAGGGCCAAAATTTTGATAGAACAGTTTGTTGCAGAATATCAAACAATTTTCGGATGCGAGAATATGACATATAATGTACATATTCTCCGACACCTTTGCGACACGGTTGAAAATTGGGGCCCCATATGGTGCAACAGCGCTTTTATTTACGAGTCTTACAATCGAAAAATTGCAGAAGCTGTCAATAGTCCAACCGGTCGACCGTTGCAAATTATGAACAAATACTTATTAAACGATTTCATGCGGTGCGTCATTCACGATCCAACGATGGCGGAAGAAATGAGAAGCCAGATAATAAGCATTCTTAACTATGGAAGGAAAGCGCCGTTTCGCATCAAATTTAATTtacatgaacatgaaaatttcgagggTTTAGGTACGTTCGTTTCGAGAGAACTAACGGATTGTGAGCGTCGTATCTTAAATTCAATTAGATTAACGTGCAGAGGCAGAATaaacgtttttaaaaaatgtgtaataAAAGGAAATATGTACACTTGTGGTAGCGTCGAGCAAGATGATACGCGAGAATCCAACAAAAACATTTACACGAAGGAGAATCATTTTGCCGAGATATTGTCGTTCGTTAAATTTGTTAACCACGAGGAGCAAGCGATCAATGGAATGTTCGTTACATTTTATGAAACTGTTGGCAACTTGGGAGAAACTAGACACATAAAAGTACTGAACCATTCGAACCAAAGAGGATTTGTTATCGAAGACGATTTGAAGGCTCCGGCtataataatgaatttaaCGAACGAGGCTACATACGGTGTAAGAATGACGAACGTTTGGGAGACTGATTAA
- the LOC122408980 gene encoding NAD-dependent protein deacetylase Sir2B-like — protein MLEIFCGTRTVGALQTELYSCRQKFNESVKEFGRRVEDTMMELIDASIKKHSTMIEQMAVEKHIREVALSSFAQGLKREYQTIIKARAYPTLNEAITAAIDEEKIQQGTRREPGNNTIICNRCNKKGHLARDCRSSGNRNENHGNGNNSLPTPSRSINSLFCNYCKKPGHVYDDCWNRKNRNGNQGNNSNNGNQENRGNQGNRSRNRGYQDNRQQNNGQNNSQENNQDNNQNSNQSNNGNTEEKKTIGSLNLSLLARTAERKNAHVSCVEAKRATGSNAHVVKPKTKFVINSIGSWGMASDFYITSPHAIDSALLLKVDTGAQCCIIKRNALRKNTEIINETVELTGVGGKPFNALCKVILEIETPAVKILHEFFVVDNDVPIKTDGILGLDFIKKHKVDILGGRIIKMYGHVEPLVNGSEKLQSRSESIHYVKAKNLAVGCLSARKIKKGVKIEQGIVPEKRMTSPIMFLNTLDQEVSRERPTVEIEEIESDHKQKQIEKIEVKNSPGKEEYTYRIEYNEGKRNTNADALSRIYAITLDQNETTDQLEKRGKERTRKVMNDAFSSSSTTTASSENRSIPNYNGRLDNQPSAAEDKNEMPIEDSHEGDNESETEHLDSDTTNLSEKDRKTILREYHDTAHGGHPGVKRMTQRIQEKYRWSGMKKEIKEYVEKCDKCQKIKVIKSKRSPMAITDTPERAFNKCAVDVAGPYPETDLRNKYFLAAQCIKKKN, from the exons atgttagaaatattctgcggcacgagaaccgtaggagcccttcaaacagagctgtattcttgtcgacagaaatttaacgaatcagtaaaagaattcggaagaagagtagaagacacaatgatggaattaattgatgcaagtataaaaaagcactcgacAATGATCGAACAAATGGCGGTAGAAAAGCACATACGCGAAGTAGCCCTTTCGAGTTTCGCGCAAGGTCTCAAACGCGAATACCAAACCATTATTAAAGCTAGGGCATATCCAACACTTAATGAAGCAATCACAGCCGCGATTGACGAAGAAAAGATACAACAGGGAACTCGAAGAGAACCTGGAAATAATACGATCATTTGCAATAGGTGTAACAAAAAAGGTCATCTCGCACGCGACTGTAGAAGCTCAGGAAATAGAAATGAGAATCATGGTAACGGAAATAACAG TTTACCGACACCGAGTCGAAGcataaattctttattttgtaattattgcaaaaaaccaggtCACGTATATGACGATtgttggaatagaaaaaatagaaatggtaaccaaggaaataatagtaataatggaaatcaagaaaatcgtggaaatcaaGGCAACAGAAGCAGAAATAGAGGTTATCAAGATAATAGACAACAGaataacggtcaaaataaCAGTCAAGAAAACAATCAAGAtaataaccaaaattcgaatcAATCGAACAACGGGAAtacggaagaaaagaaaacaataggGTCGCTGAACCTTAGTCTCCTCGCGCGAACGGCTGAGCGAAAAAATGCGCACGTTAGCTGTGTGGAGGCTAAGCGAGCTACCGGCTCAAATGCACATGTCGTGAAACCCAAAACgaaattcgtaattaattcgaTCGGTTCCTGGGGAATGGCTAGCGACTTTTATATCACATCACCGCACGCAATAGATTCAGCTCTCCTCTTGAAAGTTGACACGGGAGCTCAATGttgcataataaaaagaaatgctctaagaaaaaatacagaaataatcaatgaaacaGTCGAATTGACAGGCGTCGGAGGAAAACCCTTCAATGCCCTATGTAAAGTAATCCTCGAAATCGAAACACCCGCCGTCAAAattcttcatgaatttttcgtcgtcgataacgacgttccaatcaaaacagacggaatattgggactcgattttattaaaaaacacaAGGTCGACATCCTAGGTGGCCGCATAATCAAAATGTATGGTCACGTCGAGCCTTTGGTGAACGGTTCGGAGAAACTACAATCCCGTTCCGAGAGCATCCACTAcgtaaaagcaaaaaatttagCGGTAGGATGTTTATCAGCccgcaaaattaaaaaaggagtaaaaatagAGCAAGGAATAGTTCcggaaaaaagaatgacttcTCCAATCATGTTTTTAAATACCTTAGATCAGGAAGTCTCAAGAGAAAGGCCGACAGTCGAAATAGAAGAAATAGAAAGCGatcacaaacaaaaacaaatagaaaaaattgaagttaaAAACTCTCCAGGCAAGGAAGAATACACTTACAGAATTGAAtataatgaaggaaaaaggaatacAAATGCTGACGCGCTGAGTCGCATATACGCGATCACGCTCGATCAGAATGAAACCACTGATCAGCtggaaaaaagggggaaagaaAGAACGCGTAAAGTCATGAACGACGCGTTTTCATCTTCTTCAACAACTACAGCCTCCTCGGAGAATCGGTCCATCCCCAATTATAATGGCCGACTTGATAATCAACCGAGTGCggctgaagataaaaatgagatgCCCATAGAGGACAGCCATGAAGGCGATAACGAGAGTGAAACCGAACACCTCGACTCTGACACGACGAACCTGtcagagaaagacagaaaaacaatactacgAGAGTACCACGACACGGCCCACGGAGGACACCCTggagtaaaaagaatgactcaacgaattcaagaaaaatatcgttggtcaggaatgaaaaaggaaataaaggaATATGTAGAAAAATGCGACAAATGCCAGAAAATCAAAGTCATAAAATCAAAGCGATCACCGATGGCAATCACCGACACTCCGGAAAGAGCATTTAACAAGTGCGCGGTTGATGTAGCAGGACCGTACCCAGAAACAGACCTAAGAAATAAATACTTTTTGGCAGCtcaatgtataaaaaaaaaaaactaa